One window of the Montipora foliosa isolate CH-2021 chromosome 4, ASM3666993v2, whole genome shotgun sequence genome contains the following:
- the LOC138000974 gene encoding tigger transposable element-derived protein 6-like — protein MDETACFYRALPDKSLSEKAKKCKGGKKSKERLTVAFFVSATGERRKPVVIGKYANPRCLKNINKDDLPCQYLNQQKAWMTSDILHKLLSQLNSSFKAQNRSILLFLDSAGCHPYDLKGRYSNIKLVFFSCKLHVHTATFRSRNNPEL, from the coding sequence ATGGATGAAACTGCCTGCTTTTACCGTGCACTACCGGATAAAAGCCTTTCggagaaagcaaagaaatgcaAAGGAGGCAAGAAGTCGAAAGAGCGGTTAACTGTTGCTTTCTTCGTTTCTGCTACTGGGGAAAGGAGAAAGCCAGTTGTAATCGGAAAGTATGCGAATCCAAGGTGCCTGAAGAATATAAACAAAGATGATCTTCCTTGTCAGTATTTGAATCAACAGAAGGCTTGGATGACATCTGATATCCTTCACAAGCTCCTCAGCCAGTTAAACAGCTCTTTCAAGGCCCAGAATCGATCAATACTTTTATTCCTGGACTCTGCTGGATGTCACCCCTATGATCTCAAGGGACGTTATTCCAATattaaacttgtgtttttttCCTGTAAACTGCACGTCCACACTGCAACCTTTAGATCTCGGAATAATCCAGAACTTTAA